In the genome of Salvelinus namaycush isolate Seneca unplaced genomic scaffold, SaNama_1.0 Scaffold1458, whole genome shotgun sequence, one region contains:
- the LOC120036736 gene encoding basic proline-rich protein-like: MEFANPQSSPPPISPANPQSSPPPISLANPQSTPPPISLANPQSSPPPISLANPQSTPPPISLANPQSSPPPISLANPQSSPPPISLANPQSTPPPISLANPQSSPPPISLANPQSTPPPISLANPQSSPPPISLANPQSSPPPISLANPQSTPPPISLANPQSSPPPISPANPQSSPPPISPANPQSSPPPISPANPQSSPPPISLANPLSTPPPISLANPQSSPPPISLANPQSTPPPISLANPQSSPPPISPANPQSSPPPISPVNPQSSPPPISLANPQSTPPPISLANPQSSPPPISLANPQSTPPPISLANPQSSLPPISLANPQSTPPPISLANPQSSPPPISPANPQSSPPPISLANPQSTPPPISLANPQSSPPPISPVNLQSSPPPISLANPQSSPPPISLANPQSTPPPISLANPTNPQSSPPPISPVNPQSSPPPISLANPQSSPPPISPANPQSSPPPISPVNPQSSPPPQPTPSPAHPTSHLPIQPTPPPISPANPQSSPPPISPANPQSSPPPISLANPQSSPPPISPANPQSSPPPISPVNPQSSPPPISLANPQSTPSPISPVNLQSSPPPISPAHP, translated from the exons ATGGAATTTG CCAACCCCCAGTCCAGCCCACCTCCCATCTCCCCAGCCAACCCCCAGTCCAGCCCACCTCCCATCTCCCTAGCCAACCCCCAGTCCACCCCACCTCCCATCTCCCTAGCCAACCCCCAGTCCAGCCCACCTCCCATCTCCCTAGCCAACCCCCAGTCCACCCCACCTCCCATCTCCCTAGCCAACCCCCAGTCCAGCCCACCTCCCATCTCCCTAGCCAACCCCCAGTCCAGCCCACCTCCCATCTCCCTAGCCAACCCCCAGTCCACCCCACCTCCCATCTCCCTAGCCAACCCCCAGTCCAGCCCACCTCCCATCTCCCTAGCCAACCCCCAGTCCACCCCACCTCCCATCTCCCTAGCCAACCCCCAGTCCAGCCCACCTCCCATCTCCCTAGCCAACCCCCAGTCCAGCCCACCTCCCATCTCCCTAGCCAACCCCCAGTCCACCCCACCTCCCATCTCCCTAGCCAACCCCCAGTCCAGCCCACCTCCCATCTCCCCAGCCAACCCCCAGTCCAGCCCACCTCCCATCTCCCCAGCCAACCCCCAGTCCAGCCCACCTCCCATCTCCCCAGCCAACCCCCAGTCCAGCCCACCTCCCATCTCCCTAGCCAACCCCCTGTCCACCCCACCTCCCATCTCCCTAGCCAACCCCCAGTCCAGCCCACCTCCCATCTCTCTAGCCAACCCCCAGTCCACCCCACCTCCCATCTCCCTAGCCAACCCCCAGTCCAGCCCACCTCCCATCTCCCCAGCCAACCCCCAGTCCAGCCCACCTCCCATCTCCCCAGTCAACCCCCAGTCCAGCCCACCTCCCATCTCCCTAGCCAACCCCCAGTCCACCCCACCTCCCATCTCCCTAGCCAACCCCCAGTCCAGCCCACCTCCCATCTCCCTAGCCAACCCCCAGTCCACCCCACCTCCCATCTCCCTAGCCAACCCCCAGTCCAGCCTACCTCCCATCTCCCTAGCCAACCCCCAGTCCACCCCACCTCCCATCTCCCTAGCCAACCCCCAGTCCAGCCCACCTCCCATCTCCCCAGCCAACCCCCAGTCCAGCCCACCTCCCATCTCCCTAGCCAACCCCCAGTCCACCCCACCTCCCATCTCCCTAGCCAACCCCCAGTCCAGCCCACCTCCCATCTCCCCAGTCAACCTCCAGTCCAGCCCACCTCCCATCTCCCTAGCCAACCCCCAGTCCAGCCCACCTCCCATCTCCCTAGCCAACCCCCAGTCCACCCCACCTCCCATCTCCCTAGCCAACCCCA CCAACCCCCAGTCCAGCCCACCTCCCATCTCCCCAGTCAACCCCCAGTCCAGCCCACCTCCCATCTCCCTAGCCAACCCCCAGTCCAGCCCACCTCCCATCTCCCCAGCCAACCCCCAGTCCAGCCCACCTCCCATCTCCCCAGTCAACCCCCAGTCCAGCCCACCTCCCCAGCCCACCCCCAGTCCAGCCCACCCCACCTCCCATCTCCCCA TCCAGCCCACCCCACCCCCCATCTCCCCAGCCAACCCCCAGTCCAGCCCACCTCCCATCTCCCCAGCCAACCCCCAGTCCAGCCCACCTCCCATCTCCCTAGCCAACCCCCAGTCCAGCCCACCTCCCATCTCCCCAGCCAACCCCCAGTCCAGCCCACCTCCCATCTCCCCAGTCAACCCCCAGTCCAGCCCACCTCCCATCTCCCTAGCCAACCCCCAGTCCACCCCATCTCCCATCTCCCCAGTCAACCTCCAGTCCAGCCCACCTCCCATCTCCCCAGCCCACCCCCA